The following proteins come from a genomic window of Amphiura filiformis chromosome 16, Afil_fr2py, whole genome shotgun sequence:
- the LOC140135452 gene encoding UDP-glucuronosyltransferase 3A1-like — protein sequence MLLWFIMRNLTGYGAFLFTATLLIHFNVGTVKADNYLAVLMLAEGSHLLATEAVLQALTDKGHSVSLLIPPVLPEHSHEEVTKNTNVTVINTFTSPTVMKEISEIPRHLDTMVASGMKGDKKGERFKRFKISTIYDAVCESILSNATVMGSLRRREFDLMFADIHISGCPILIAQSLQLKYTILTSIFHAAPHRSPINPSYIPVLSTGYSHDMNFAQRLTNALFSVFKTLSFETRNCDILKEKYGIMPEISTFNSLGKTEIWFIISHFALDYPRPLVPKAVLVGGLTVKLSKHLNKVGWERNKTKHIP from the coding sequence ATGCTTTTATGGTTCATAATGCGGAACCTTACTGGATATGGTGCATTTTTGTTCACAGCAACTCTTCTGATTCATTTTAACGTGGGGACAGTTAAAGCTGACAATTACTTGGCTGTTCTGATGCTTGCAGAAGGAAGTCATTTGTTGGCAACTGAAGCTGTTCTTCAAGCACTGACAGACAAAGGACACAGTGTAAGTTTACTTATACCACCTGTGTTGCCAGAACACAGCCATGAAGAGGTTACTAAGAATACCAACGTGACTGTCATTAATACATTCACATCACCGACTGTCATGAAAGAAATCTCAGAAATACCAAGGCACTTAGATACAATGGTAGCATCAGGGATGAAGGGGGACAAGAAGGGAGAGCGCTTCAAAAGATTTAAAATATCCACCATTTATGACGCCGTTTGCGAGTCTATCTTGTCCAATGCAACCGTTATGGGTAGTTTACGTCGGAGAGAGTTTGATCTCATGTTTGCTGATATTCATATATCTGGATGTCCTATACTGATCGCACAAAGTTTACAGCTTAAGTATACTATACTGACGTCAATTTTTCATGCTGCTCCACATCGCAGTCCGATTAATCCAAGTTATATTCCAGTACTGAGTACTGGTTACAGTCATGACATGAATTTTGCGCAGCGCCTGACCAATGCACTATTTTCTGTATTCAAGACGCTTTCTTTTGAGACTAGAAACTGTGATATATTGaaggaaaaatacggcataatgcCGGAAATATCTACTTTTAACTCTTTAGGAAAGACAGAGATTTGGTTTATTATATCTCATTTTGCGTTGGATTATCCGAGACCACTTGTGCCTAAAGCTGTACTTGTTGGTGGACTAACAGTGAAACTATCAAAACATTTGAACAAGGTAGGTTgggaaagaaacaaaacaaagcatatcCCCTGA
- the LOC140136467 gene encoding cytochrome P450 2U1-like, with protein sequence MTNRVTNMYQLLRDLTQDSTTVLLALLAFTLLFVTISSNRKQSKRFPPGPRLRWPILGDLPSLDPKAPFKTFNRLALKYGPVYQLQFGSFPVVVLNDYQGRTGLIRAHSHQAQRVRRRFSLSALRDLGMGKSRLEEQVVEEIQRLCNVISKHEGKEFSPFRLLDMVTCNVVCCLVFGHGFDYDDPKLMRILNFLKQIFIQSSFTGLANFVPWMQYLPFSGFQNVKKLVMHIIAFYKEMIKIARDNYTPGDPRTFIDMYLDNQEKIHQENPDIAEWFDEDDLISTIADLFAAGTETSSTTLKWGLFYMVLQPDIQEKIHFELDAEVGRNRMPTLKDRPRLPYTEATLLEMQRIGSIVPLGVPRAATIDTKLYGYDIEQGTMVMPNLWAVHHDERIWKDVESFKPERFLDSDGKLNRREELIPFAIGKRKCLGEQLALMELFLIFTHLLHKFSFCLPEGAQPSLEPEMGTTLTPQEYKVMAVLR encoded by the exons ATGACGAATCGGGTGACAAATATGTATCAACTCTTACGGGATCTGACTCAGGACTCAACAACAGTTCTCCTCGCTCTATTGGCTTTTACGTTACTGTTCGTTACCATCAGCAGTAATCGGAAACAGTCCAAGAGGTTTCCTCCAGGGCCCCGTTTAAGGTGGCCCATATTAGGGGACCTACCAAGTTTAGATCCAAAAGCTCCGTTTAAAACATTTAATCGATTGGCTCTTAAATATGGACCGGTTTACCAACTTCAATTTGGATCTTTTCCTGTGGTTGTTCTCAACGATTAtcaggggcggactg GTTTGATACGTGCACACAGTCATCAAGCACAACGAGTACGACGACGATTCTCTTTATCTGCTTTACGTGATCTTGGCATGGGGAAGTCCAGACTGGAAGAACAAGTCGTTGAGGAAATCCAACGTCTGTGCAATGTTATATCTAAACATGAGGGAAAAGAGTTCTCGCCATTTCGTCTTCTGGATATGGTGACTTGTAATGTCGTGTGCTGTCTTGTTTTCGGACATGGCTTTGATTATGACGATCCAAAACTAATGCGTATTCTCAATTTTCTGAAACAAATCTTTATTCAGTCCTCATTTACAGGTCTTGCCAACTTTGTCCCCTGGATGCAATACTTGCCATTCTCAggatttcaaaatgtcaaaaaactcGTCATGCACATTATCGCGTTTTATAAAGAAATGATTAAAATAGCTCGCGATAATTATACTCCTGGAGATCCCCGCACTTTTATCGACATGTACTTGGATAATCAGGAAAAGATCCATCAAGAAAATCctgatattgctgaatggttTGACGAAGATGATTTGATATCGACTATTGCAGATCTTTTCGCTGCTGGAACGGAGACGTCATCCACAACACTAAAATGGGGTTTGTTTTACATGGTACTACAGCCTGACATCCAAGAAAAGATCCATTTCGAATTGGATGCGGAGGTTGGGCGCAATAGAATGCCTACTTTGAAAGACAGACCCCGACTACCGTATACTGAAGCAACACTACTTGAAATGCAGCGCATAGGAAGTATAGTTCCTCTTGGAGTGCCAAGAGCAGCTACTATTGATACAAAGCTGTATGGCTATGATATAGAACAAGGTACGATGGTTATGCCGAATCTGTGGGCCGTTCATCATGACGAGAGAATCTGGAAGGACGTGGAGTCCTTTAAACCAGAGAGATTTCTGGATTCTGATGGAAAATTGAATCGCAGGGAAGAGTTGATACCTTTTGCAATTG gaAAACGTAAATGTTTGGGTGAGCAGTTGGCTTTGATGGAACTCTTTCTCATCTTTACCCACCTTCTTCACAAATTCTCATTTTGTCTACCAGAAGGAGCTCAACCAAGCCTGGAACCAGAAATGGGCACGACTCTTACTCCTCAAGAATATAAAGTAATGGCAGTACTACGATAA
- the LOC140136468 gene encoding UDP-glucuronosyltransferase 2C1-like, giving the protein MQYLTGYGAFFFTATSLSLLIHFDVGTVKADNYLAVLMLAKGSHLLATEAVLQALTDRGHNVSLLIPPVLPENSHEEVTKNTNVTVINTFTSPTVMKEIAEIPRHLDTMVTSGMKGDKMGELFKRFKISTIFDAVCEYILSNATVMDSLRGRKFDLMFADIHISGCPILIAQSLQLKYTTLTSICQAAPHRSPINPSYIPVVTTGYSHHMKFAQRLNNALFSVFMTLSFVTRNCDILKEKYGIMPEISTYNSLGKAEIWFIKSHFALDYPRPLVSNAVLVGGLTVKPSKSLNKDLEAFMQESGSHGVVVFSLGTYMDVLETKEAETIADAFASIPQKVIWKKSGQTPANVSNNVHLVQWMPQNDILGHKQTRLFISHCGLNSVFEALYHVVPIVCIPIFSDQLDVAARVVSNGIGLQLNLQTLTTADLQNTIRTVLRDKRFQENMDRLSSIYRDEPLMPAERVAYWMEYVVRHNGTSHLKSAALDLNFFQYYLLDVAAFLTICAISVIILLKFLFKSICRRCKFGFKAKSD; this is encoded by the exons ATGCAGTACCTTACTGGATATGGTGCCTTTTTCTTCACAGCAACATCGTTAAGTCTTCTGATTCATTTTGACGTGGGGACAGTTAAAGCTGACAATTACTTGGCTGTTCTGATGCTTGCAAAAGGAAGTCATTTGTTGGCAACTGAAGCTGTTCTTCAAGCACTGACAGACAGAGGACACAATGTAAGCTTACTTATACCACCTGTGTTGCCAGAAAACAGCCATGAAGAGGTTACTAAGAATACCAACGTGACTGTCATCAATACATTCACATCACCGACTGTTATGAAAGAAATCGCAGAAATACCAAGGCACTTAGATACAATGGTAACATCAGGGATGAAGGGGGACAAGATGGGAGAGCTCTTCAAAAGATTCAAAATATCCACTATTTTTGACGCCGTTTGCGAGTATATCTTGTCCAATGCAACCGTTATGGATAGTTTACGTGGAAGGAAGTTTGATCTCATGTTTGCTGATATTCACATATCTGGATGTCCTATACTTATTGCACAAAGTTTACAGCTTAAGTATACCACATTGACGTCAATTTGTCAGGCTGCTCCACATCGCAGTCCGATTAATCCAAGTTATATTCCAGTAGTGACTACTGGTTACAGTCATCACATGAAGTTTGCGCAGCGCCTGAACAATGCATTATTTTCTGTATTCATGACGCTTTCTTTTGTGACTAGAAACTGTGACATATTGAAGGAAAAATACGGTATAATGCCTGAAATATCAACTTATAACTCATTAGGAAAGGCAGAGATTTGGTTTATTAAATCTCATTTTGCGTTGGATTATCCAAGACCACTGGTGTCTAATGCTGTACTAGTTGGTGGATTAACAGTGAAACCATCAAAATCTTTGAACAAG GATCTGGAGGCATTCATGCAGGAATCAGGATCACATGGTGTGGTTGTCTTCTCTCTTGGTACCTACATGGATGTGTTGGAAACCAAGGAGGCAGAGACGATAGCTGATGCGTTTGCATCAATACCTCAGAAGGTGATTTGGAAGAAATCAGGCCAAACACCTGCTAACGTGTCCAATAACGTCCACCTCGTACAATGGATGCCGCAAAATGATATTCTAG GTCACAAGCAAACCAGACTGTTTATATCGCACTGTGGTTTGAATAGTGTCTTTGAAGCTCTCTACCATGTTGTACCAATTGTCTGTATCCCAATCTTTTCTGATCAACTGGATGTTGCTGCTAGGGTAGTCTCAAATGGAATTGGTCTTCAACTCAATCTTCAAACTCTAACCACTGCAGATTTACAAAACACGATCAGGACAGTTTTACGTGATAAACG ATTCCAGGAGAATATGGACCGTCTGTCATCTATCTATCGTGACGAGCCTTTGATGCCAGCAGAACGAGTCGCTTACTGGATGGAATATGTAGTACGGCACAACGGTACATCACATCTTAAATCAGCTGCCTTGGATCTCAATTTCTTTCAATATTACCTCCTAGATGTAGCGGCTTTCTTGACTATTTGCGCAATCAGTGTCATTATTTTACTTAAGTTCTTGTTTAAAAGTATATGTCGCCGATGTAAATTTGGTTTTAAAGCTAAGTCTGATTAG
- the LOC140135453 gene encoding cytochrome P450 2U1-like yields the protein MMNPNRGLIRAHSHLAQRVRRRFSLSALRDLGMGKSRLEEQVVEEIQRLCNVISKHEGKEFSPFRLLDMVTCNVVCCLVFGDGFDYDDPKLMRILNFLKQIFIQSSFTGLANFVPWMQYLPFSGFQNVKKLIMHIITFYKEMIKIARDNYTPGDPRTFIDMYLDNQEKIHQENPDIAEWFDEDDLISTIADLFAAGTETSSTTLKWGLFYMVLQPDIQEKIHAELDAEVGRNRMPTLKDRPRLPYTEATLLEMQRIGSIVPLGVPRAATFDTKLYGYDIEQGTMVMPNLWAVHHDERIWKEAESFKPERFLDSDGKLNRREELIPFAIGKRKCLGEQLALMELFLIFTHLLHKFSFRLPEGAQPSLEPEMGTTLTPQEYKVTAVLR from the exons GTTTGATACGCGCACATAGTCATCTGGCACAACGAGTACGACGACGATTCTCCTTATCTGCTTTACGTGATCTTGGAATGGGAAAGTCCAGACTGGAAGAACAAGTCGTTGAGGAAATCCAACGTCTATGCAATGTTATATCTAAACATGAGGGAAAAGAGTTCTCGCCATTTCGTCTTTTGGATATGGTGACTTGCAATGTCGTGTGCTGTCTTGTTTTCGGAGATGGCTTTGATTATGACGATCCAAAACTAATGCGCATTCTCAATTTTCTGAAACAAATCTTTATTCAGTCCTCATTTACAGGTCTTGCCAACTTTGTCCCCTGGATGCAATACTTGCCATTCTCAGGATTTCAAAATGTCAAGAAACTCATCATGCACATTATCACGTTTTATAAAGAAATGATTAAAATAGCTCGCGATAATTATACTCCTGGAGACCCGCGCACTTTTATCGACATGTACTTGGATAATCAGGAAAAGATCCATCAAGAAAATCctgatattgctgaatggttTGACGAAGATGATTTGATATCGACTATTGCAGATCTTTTCGCTGCTGGAACGGAGACGTCATCCACAACACTAAAATGGGGTTTGTTTTACATGGTACTACAGCCTGACATCCAAGAAAAGATCCATGCCGAATTGGATGCGGAGGTTGGGCGCAATAGAATGCCTACTTTGAAAGACAGACCTCGATTGCCGTATACTGAAGCAACACTACTTGAAATGCAACGCATTGGAAGTATCGTTCCTCTTGGAGTGCCAAGAGCAGCTACCTTTGATACAAAGCTCTATGGATATGATATAGAACAAGGCACGATGGTTATGCCGAATCTGTGGGCTGTTCATCATGACGAGAGAATCTGGAAGGAAGCGGAGTCCTTCAAACCAGAGAGATTTCTGGATTCTGATGGAAAATTGAATCGCAGGGAAGAGTTGATACCTTTTGCAATTG gaAAACGTAAATGTTTGGGTGAGCAGTTGGCTTTGATGGAACTCTTTCTCATCTTTACCCACCTTCTTCACAAATTCTCATTTCGTCTACCAGAAGGAGCTCAACCAAGCCTGGAACCAGAAATGGGCACGACTCTTACTCCTCAAGAATATAAAGTAACGGCAGTACTACGATAA